A single Cannabis sativa cultivar Pink pepper isolate KNU-18-1 chromosome 7, ASM2916894v1, whole genome shotgun sequence DNA region contains:
- the LOC115697462 gene encoding VQ motif-containing protein 4, whose amino-acid sequence MEISPRHQLNPSPSYPALPSPNSHSTTSTTSSCNSNGVQASPSAANTAAPPLAPKPITRSESTNPYPTTFVQADTSSFKQVVQMLTGSTETAKQASSSSAKPASDPSSRTHIPPVKSIPKKQQQSGFKLYERRNSLKNLKINPLIPIYGSNNSGFSPRKPEILSPSILDFPSLVLSPVTPLIPDPFDRSGSASFSCSSNGKANFDAQAEERAIKEKGFYLHPSPTTTPRDPEPRLLPLFPTTSPRAPGSSLSS is encoded by the coding sequence ATGGAAATCTCACCAAGACATCAGTTAAACCCAAGCCCATCTTATCCTGCTCTTCCTTCACCAAATAGCCATAGCACCACCAGTACCACTAGTTCATGCAACAGCAACGGTGTCCAAGCTTCTCCCTCAGCCGCAAACACTGCTGCGCCGCCGCTTGCTCCCAAACCCATCACCAGATCCGAATCCACTAACCCGTACCCGACCACCTTCGTCCAAGCTGACACCTCCTCCTTCAAGCAAGTAGTCCAAATGCTAACCGGCTCTACCGAAACCGCCAAGCAAGCCTCTTCTTCTTCGGCCAAACCGGCGTCTGACCCGTCCTCCAGAACCCATATACCTCCTGTGAAGTCAATCCCCAAGAAGCAGCAACAATCTGGGTTTAAGCTCTATGAGCGAAGAAACTCTctcaaaaatctcaaaatcaatcCTCTGATCCCAATTTACGGTTCCAACAACTCTGGATTCTCCCCTCGAAAGCCCGAGATTCTCTCTCCTAGCATTCTGGATTTTCCTTCTCTTGTTCTAAGTCCAGTCACTCCCCTTATACCCGACCCGTTTGACCGTTCTGGGTCGGCTAGTTTCTCCTGTTCCAGCAATGGGAAGGCGAATTTCGATGCCCAAGCTGAGGAAAGAGCTATTAAAGAGAAAGGGTTTTACTTGCATCCCTCGCCGACGACTACTCCGAGAGACCCGGAGCCGAGGCTCTTGCCTTTGTTCCCAACAACATCGCCTAGAGCTCCAGGTTCTTCTTTGTCTTcttga